One Prunus dulcis chromosome 8, ALMONDv2, whole genome shotgun sequence DNA window includes the following coding sequences:
- the LOC117636864 gene encoding disease resistance protein RPM1-like, which translates to MAIPTDFLIGKIVTILENEASSIAGVRDEIDDIKQELVSMKAFLNDFEGKKALTEGGETWVASVRGMAYDVEDIIDEFMYHMYEQGCHKGRFARWLHHTIRIPQNVWFRRQMSKKLRKISRMIKAIPERNQRYGVGGLEGTSSTCDDFGKWMRNQAESSLFIKEDELVGIERKKQLLMNWLMNGEEQQTVISVVGMGGSGKTTLVAKTFNDERVKKKFHCCAWLTVSQTYVIDDLFRSLIKEFHEARMEKVPADMNSMTYRELLQVLVNYLESKRYMVVLDDVWDIKLWKEMRIALPNTQFGSRIMLTTRREDVASYCFGVQSHIHHIQPLEKNDAWALFSSKAFSAYQKKSCPPDLQSLAEELVEKCEGLPLAVMALGGLMSSKKSLEWIKVYNSLNWHLTNHPLLEPVKSILLFSFDDLPYPLKHCFLYCSLFPEDYLIRRKRLIRLWIAEGFVQDEKGATAEEVAESYLMQLIFRSMLHVVLRNESGRPKACKMHDLMRELALSISEKEKFGAVHDGKEVMDEVQVRRLSTQTTGGEIKLGTGMAQLRSFLVFVTDMSSSSSSNTLPSGFILLRVLDLQYVPIDVLPKELAYLFNLRYLNLRGTPIKKLPESIGQLRNLQTLDIMNSKIEALPSGIAKLQNLRHLIMYRYTQEPNGFRYVNGTRSPSNICILKKLQVLTCVELEGNIVRLVGNMTQLRRIGITNVKERDEMDLCASIQKMKQLHYLFLMTSDEEEVLQTNKLCSPPPHLRMVILVCKLENVPRWFFSLQNLTYLYLHWSRIEEDLLPYIEALPNLGNLSLLNAYAGRELCFSRGFVKLTRLHLCTCPLLNKITIEKGVMSNLQSLWLDNCPELNTMPQGLQYLTKLKVLALEHVSKELKDSIRGGGMDREKVQHIPEIYHFYETSQGMCRESLS; encoded by the coding sequence ATGGCCATACCAACAGACTTCTTGATCGGCAAAATTGTGACCATTCTTGAGAACGAAGCATCCTCCATAGCCGGTGTTCGTGATGAAATTGATGACATCAAGCAGGAGCTTGTAAGCATGAAGGCCTTCCTAAATGATTTTGAGGGCAAGAAGGCACTCACCGAAGGTGGGGAGACGTGGGTTGCAAGCGTCAGAGGCATGGCCTATGATGTTGAAGACATCATTGACGAGTTCATGTATCACATGTATGAGCAAGGATGTCATAAGGGCCGATTTGCAAGGTGGCTCCACCATACTATTCGCATTCCGCAGAATGTTTGGTTCAGACGTCAAATGTCAAAGAAGTTGCGGAAAATCTCAAGAATGATTAAAGCCATTCCGGAGAGGAATCAGAGATATGGTGTCGGTGGATTAGAAGGAACAAGTAGTACTTGTGATGATTTTGGCAAATGGATGCGGAACCAAGCAGaatcttctctttttattaAGGAAGATGAGCTCGTGGGgattgaaagaaagaagcaacTATTGATGAATTGGTTGATGAATGGAGAGGAACAGCAAACGGTTATCTCTGTGGTGGGGATGGGCGGATCAGGGAAGACGACTTTAGTTGCCAAGACCTTCAACGACGAAAGGGTCAAGAAAAAATTCCACTGTTGTGCTTGGCTAACTGTTTCACAAACTTATGTGATTGACGACTTGTTTAGAAGCTTGATTAAGGAATTCCACGAAGCAAGGATGGAAAAGGTCCCTGCAGACATGAATTCCATGACATATAGAGAATTGCTACAGGTGCTGGTCAATTACTTGGAGTCCAAAAGGTACATGGTTGTATTGGATGATGTGTGGGATATCAAACTTTGGAAAGAAATGAGGATAGCACTCCCAAATACACAGTTTGGAAGTCGAATCATGCTTACTACTCGAAGAGAAGACGTAGCATCCTATTGTTTTGGAGTACAAAGTCATATTCACCACATTCAACCCCTCGAAAAGAATGATGCTTGGGCGCTATTCAGCAGCAAAGCATTCTCAGCTTACCAGAAGAAAAGTTGTCCACCAGATCTTCAATCATTGGCTGAGGAACTTGTTGAAAAGTGTGAAGGCCTACCTCTGGCAGTCATGGCTTTAGGTGGTCTGATGTCTTCCAAGAAGTCATTAGAATGGATCAAAGTCTACAACAGCTTAAACTGGCATCTAACTAACCATCCGTTACTAGAGCCAGTGAAGAGCATCTTGTTGTTTAGTTTTGATGATTTACCATACCCATTGAAGCACTGTTTTCTATACTGTTCCCTTTTCCCAGAAGACTATTTGATTCGAAGAAAGAGGCTCATTAGGTTGTGGATAGCTGAAGGGTTTGTCCAAGATGAAAAAGGTGCCACAGCAGAAGAAGTTGCTGAGAGCTATCTTATGCAGCTCATTTTCCGTAGCATGCTACATGTTGTTCTGAGGAATGAAAGTGGAAGGCCCAAAGCATGTAAGATGCATGACCTTATGCGGGAGCTTGCTCTGTCTatatcagaaaaagaaaagtttggTGCTGTACATGACGGAAAAGAAGTTATGGACGAAGTTCAAGTGCGCCGCTTGTCAACTCAAACCACTGGAGGAGAAATTAAACTAGGCACTGGTATGGCACAACTTCGTTCTTTTCTTGTGTTTGTTACTGACATGTCCTCATCCTCTTCGTCGAATACATTGCCTTCTGGATTCATATTGTTGAGGGTGCTAGATTTGCAATATGTTCCAATTGATGTACTGCCAAAAGAACTTGCGTACTTATTCAATTTAAGATACTTAAATTTAAGGGGAACTCCAATTAAGAAGCTTCCTGAATCCATTGGGCAGCTCCGCAACCTTCAAACTTTGGATATCATGAACTCAAAGATAGAGGCACTTCCAAGTGGAATTGCCAAGTTGCAAAACTTGCGCCATCTAATTATGTACCGCTACACTCAAGAACCTAATGGCTTCAGATATGTGAATGGGACAAGATCACCATCAAATATATGTATTTTGAAGAAATTGCAAGTTTTGACGTGTGTTGAATTAGAAGGAAACATTGTTAGACTTGTGGGTAATATGACCCAACTTAGAAGGATTGGAATTACGAATGTAAAAGAAAGAGACGAGATGGACCTATGTGCTTCAATTCAAAAGATGAAGCAACTTCACTACTTGTTTCTAATGACAAGCGATGAAGAGGAAGTtcttcaaacaaacaaactatgCTCACCTCCTCCCCACCTTCGAATGGTTATTTTGGTTTGCAAATTGGAAAATGTACCACGTTGGTTCTTTTCACTCCAGAACCTCACATATTTGTATCTGCATTGGTCTAGAATTGAAGAAGATTTACTACCTTACATTGAAGCACTGCCCAATCTGGGAAATCTTTCACTTCTTAATGCATATGCTGGCAGAGAGTTATGTTTCAGCAGAGGGTTTGTAAAGCTTACGAGATTGCATTTGTGTACTTGCCCCTTATTGAACAAGATAACTATAGAAAAAGGGGTGATGTCAAATCTCCAATCTTTGTGGCTTGATAACTGCCCAGAACTGAACACAATGCCACAGGGTCTTCAATACCTCACTAAACTAAAGGTATTGGCATTGGAGCATGTATCAAAGGAACTTAAGGATTCCATACGAGGAGGAGGTATGGATCGTGAAAAGGTACAACACATCCCTGAGATCTACCATTTTTACGAAACGTCACAGGGGATGTGTCGTGAAAGCTTGTCCTAG
- the LOC117637383 gene encoding protein transport protein Sec61 subunit alpha-like, protein MGGGFRVLHLVRPFLSFLPEVQSADRKVPFREKVIYTVISLFIFLVCSQLPLYGIHSTTGADPFYWMRVILASNRGTVMELGITPIVTSGLVMQLLAGSKIIEVDNNVREDRALLNGAQKLLGILIAIGEAVAYVLSGMYGSVGQLGVGNAILIIIQLCFAGIIVICLDELLQKGYGLGSGISLFIATNICENIIWKAFSPTTINSGRGAEFEGAVIALFHLLITRTDKVRALREAFYRQNLPNVTNLLATVLIFLIVIYFQGFRVVLPVRSKNARGQQGSYPIKLFYTSNMPIILQSALVSNLYFISQLLYRRYSGNFLVNLLGKWKESEYSGGQFIPVGGLAYYITAPSSLADMAANPFHALFYLVFMLSACALFSKTWIEVSGSSAKDVAKQLKEQQMVMPGHRESNLQKELNRYIPTAAAFGGMCIGALTVLADFMGAIGSGTGILLAVTIIYQYFETFEKERASELGFFGF, encoded by the exons ATGGGAGGTGGATTTCGAGTTCTTCATCTGGTGAGACCCTTCCTTTCGTTTTTGCCGGAAGTGCAGAGCGCTGACAGGAAAGTCCCCTTCAGAGAGAAGGTGATATACACCGTCATCtccctcttcattttcttggtaTGCAGCCAGCTCCCTCTGTATGGCATTCACTCCACAACTGGCGCAGATCCCTTCTATTGGATGCGTGTGATTCTCGCTTCCAACCGAGGCACTGTCATGGAGCTTGGGATCACTCCAATTGTCACATCTGGGCTCGTCATGCAACTCCTTGCTGGCTCTAAAATCATTGAAGTCGACAACAATGTACGCGAAGATCGTGCTCTTTT GAATGGAGCACAGAAGTTATTGGGCATCCTGATAGCTATTGGTGAGGCAGTTGCGTATGTTCTCTCCGGCATGTATGGTAGTGTTGGGCAACTTGGAGTTGGAAATGCCATTCTCATTATCATTCAGCTCTGCTTTGCCGGTATTATTGTGATATGTTTGGATGAACTGCTTCAGAAGGGATATGGTCTAGGCTCTGGAATTTCTCTTTTCATTGCCACCAATATCTG TGAAAACATTATCTGGAAGGCGTTTAGTCCCACCACTATCAACAGTGGGCGGGGAGCTGAATTTGAAGGTGCCGTTATTGCCCTGTTCCATCTTCTGATAACTCGAACAGATAAGGTTCGAGCTCTTCGAGAGGCCTTTTACCGGCAGAATCTTCCAAATGTTACAAATCTGCTTGCGACAGTGTTGATCTTCCTTATAGTAATCTACTTCCAAGGGTTCCGTGTGGTTCTGCCTGTGAGATCAAAAAATGCTCGTGGGCAGCAGGGTTCCTATCCTATCAAGCTGTTCTACACCTCCAACATGCCAATCATTCTGCAGTCTGCACTTGTGTCCAACCTCTACTTCATCTCCCAG TTGCTGTACAGGAGGTACAGTGGAAATTTCCTTGTGAATCTTTTGGGTAAGTGGAAGGAGTCTGAATATTCGGGTGGACAATTCATTCCTGTCGGTGGTCTTGCATATTATATCACTGCCCCTTCAAG CTTAGCTGATATGGCAGCCAATCCTTTCCATGCACTCTTCTATCTTGTGTTCATGCTGTCAGCCTGTGCACTTTTCTCAAAAACATGGATTGAAgtttctggatcctctgccaaAGATGTTGCCAAGCAGCTCAAG GAACAACAAATGGTGATGCCTGGTCATCGTGAATCAAACTTGCAAAAAGAGTTGAACCGATACATTCCCACAGCTGCCGCCTTTGGAGGCATGTGCATTGGTGCTCTGACAGTGTTGGCCGATTTCATGGGTGCAATTGGTTCAGGAACAGGAATTCTGCTTGCAGTCACAATCATCTATCAGTACTTCGAGACatttgagaaagagagagccaGTGAGCTTGGTTTCTTTGGTTTCTAG